The genomic interval GAACAGATGCCACAGATCGTCGAAAAATCGGTGATGGGTGCACAGCTGCTGATCGCTGAGCTGCGCGGCGCGCCGCTGCGCCCCAAAGCCGTGACCTTCCGCCACAAGGCGCTGGGCGACGCCGACGGTTACCGACGCTATTTCAATTGCCCGGTTCTGTTTGGTCAGCACCACAACTGCCTAGTGCTGTCAGCGGATATCTTGCTGGAAGGGTCTGTCAGCCATGACCCGACCTTGCACGCCATCGTCCGTCACTACCTGGAAAACCAGGCGGTGCATTGCGACAGCCTGCGCGCGCAAGTGGAGCGCAAGATCCAGATGTTGCTGCCCAGCCAACGCTGCACCCTGGACCAGGTAGCCCTGGCGTTGGGCCTCAACCCCCGCACCTTGCAACGCCGCCTGGCCAGCGAGGGTATCGACTTTGAGGACTACTTGGATGGCCTGCGCCGCCATCAGGCCCAGCAGATGTTGCGCAGCACCACGTTGTCGGTGGGGCAGATTTCCAGCGAATTGGGCTATCGCCGCACCACCTCCTTCTGCCGTGCTCACCTGCGCTGGTTCGACATGACCC from Pseudomonas kermanshahensis carries:
- a CDS encoding AraC family transcriptional regulator, coding for MESIRGSALLQFDQLLAEHGAVQRDFLAPLQIGLDVVGSYGKTLPYLSLVRLFEGSAHALSLPRFGLELALRQGSTLVGPLQHLARSAPTVGHALIAVIRYMRHYSAAIHYRLEHRAGQALLYFDNGQPGAEQMPQIVEKSVMGAQLLIAELRGAPLRPKAVTFRHKALGDADGYRRYFNCPVLFGQHHNCLVLSADILLEGSVSHDPTLHAIVRHYLENQAVHCDSLRAQVERKIQMLLPSQRCTLDQVALALGLNPRTLQRRLASEGIDFEDYLDGLRRHQAQQMLRSTTLSVGQISSELGYRRTTSFCRAHLRWFDMTPLEHRRLHGDPVIAAL